A genomic stretch from Styela clava chromosome 5, kaStyClav1.hap1.2, whole genome shotgun sequence includes:
- the LOC120345029 gene encoding growth factor receptor-bound protein 14-like, giving the protein MNCLNTKAVVRSPLATAPGNRAADDDVDLESLISMRYDDEESDRQSEIFNNSGTSDESTTSLDNGMSNHCNGHGKVTNGKSFFKSLPMAILSRKKLFGSHSDLSNQRPSSPVIPVQLSSSIPQSDHNSSFKHRKSPLVERSAHNKSNGVHNQKIWSVWVSDSNMFQDVELPYDATCSLLLHMLLLKLQRQTDLTTWSIVLQDSEFLIERIIEDHEVLVDIKDTWSSESINKLCLNISPTKFEILQNPESCLPPGMLTMSSQPTLIMESTEAKRYKMQYILTKTAPEFCGWLHVRDCGARFWKKTFCVLRNSGLYCSSKGESKEPRHLQCFADVLSSNVWVSAPNKKFDSTSYCFCIKSKGSPDMKWLSADSQLEQRAWINAIRLIMNGNRFHECYVNARRRGATVFSRLRSSAPLSSSENNLVAMDFSGNQGRVISDPSELAMMELEQQTSWRRKIIRSHAHVGSCHADMNGSSAPTQQMAWIARSIHQTQPWFYGKISREDAAEVLHRQGLIEGSYLVRDSHRIPGGFVITLCHNQKIKHIAVSQIEVDGQWCFSLDNGETRFADLIQLIDFHRLNRGTLPCQLQHEAISSYS; this is encoded by the exons ATGAACTGTCTCAACACGAAAGCAGTGGTTAGAAGTCCTCTTGCCACAGCTCCAGGAAATAGAGCTGCAG ATGATGATGTTGATCTGGAAAGTTTAATAAGCATGAGATATGATGATGAAGAATCAGACAGACAGTCAGAAATTTTTAACAACAGCGGAACATCAG ATGAATCGACCACAAGCCTGGACAATGGAATGTCAAATCATTGCAACGGACATGGAAAAGTAACAAATGGGAAAAGTTTTTTCAAGTCTCTACCAATGGCAATTTTAAGTAgaaa GAAGTTATTCGGGTCGCATTCTGATTTATCCAATCAACGTCCATCCTCTCCAGTTATCCCAGTGCAGCTATCATCATCCATTCCACAATCAGATCATAATTCATCCTTCAAACATAGAAAA TCGCCCTTGGTTGAAAGATCAGCTCACAACAAAAGTAACGGTGTTCATAATCAG aaaatatggTCAGTTTGGGTGTCAGATTCAAACATGTTTCAAGATGTTGAACTTCCATACGATGCAACATGTAGTCTTCTTCTTCATAtgcttttattaaaattacaacGACAGACGGATCTAACAACATGGTCAATTGTATTACAAGACAGCGAGTTTTTAATAG AACGAATTATTGAAGATCACGAAGTATTGGTCGATATTAAAGATACCTGGTCATCGGAATCAATTAACAAATTGTGTCTCAACATTTCGCCaacgaaatttgaaattttgcaaaatccAGAG TCATGTCTTCCGCCAGGAATGTTAACAATGTCGTCACAACCTACTTTAATAATGGAAAGTACAGAAGCGAAACGTTATAAAATGCAG tatattCTAACGAAAACAGCACCTGAATTTTGTGGTTGGCTACATGTTCGAGATTGTGGTGCGAGGTTttggaaaaaaacattttgtgttCTCAGAAATTCTGGTCTATATTGTAGCAGCAAAGGAGAAAGCAAG GAACCTCGTCACTTGCAATGTTTCGCCGACGTTCTTTCATCTAATGTCTGGGTTTCGGCTCCGAATAAGAAATTTGATTCAACATCATATTGTTTTTGTATAAAA AGTAAAGGTTCACCGGATATGAAATGGTTGAGCGCTGACAGTCAGCTTGAGCAAAGAGCATGGATAAATGCAATCAGACTCATAATG AACGGAAACAGATTTCATGAATGTTACGTCAACGCCAGGCGGAGAGGTGCGACAGTATTTTCAAGACTGAGGTCTTCAGCTCCA tTAAGTTCATCTGAAAATAACCTGGTCGCAATGGATTTCAGTGGAAATCAGGGAAGAGTCATCAGTGATCCAAGTGAACTCGCAATGATGGAACTGGAACAACAAACATCATGGAGAAGAAAGATAATAAGATCACATGCTCATGTTGGATCATGTCATGCAG ATATGAATGGAAGTTCCGCACCTACTCAGCAGATGGCTTGGATTGCCCGAT CAATACATCAGACACAACCATGGTTTTATGGCAAAATATCAAGAGAAGATGCTGCAGAAGTTCTTCATAGACAAGGACTCATAGAAGG GTCATACTTAGTTCGGGACAGTCATCGTATACCTGGAGGTTTTGTTATAACGTTGTGCCATAACCAGAAAATAAAGCACATCGCTGTTAGCCAG
- the LOC144422941 gene encoding matrix metalloproteinase-16-like yields MNLPSHPISRLLAYLAISILCHTIFGKSLTSTDMRLRMLKKRDFLSTKKDILQSYHRQKRQLPLRSIPDTTPVLNDKVRRKRYTTVVSKWTKLRITYSINNFTAKIGKDGTHQAIDNAFNVWAKHSPLNFVKANKDDNPDIVILFASGSHGDRFDFDGKGGAKTHAFYPGPGIGGDIHFDSEEPWTITKAPYEGIDLFLVAVHEIGHALGLGHSSDINAIMAPVYQYHNTSNFQLPQDDINGIQFLYGKPFLSPSSTAKGLESVITTPTSIITTERAKRIPSSTRKPSTQSAPLPPDICDITKFDAISFIENDLYVFSSKYMWRNPSTEQKAMGPVPIASLWPAVKSGVDAVFENPSDHTVVIIKGKKYYEYDVLAPRFSRRLKRMGVFENDIDGAIWWYRIHDPYLFKGDKYWRLENDRVAAGYPKNISVWEGVPADLDVAFVGPEEGGVNHTYFVKGNKYWKFHNLKVEVIDEFDNFAQDWLGCGNVLVQPSPPSTEMFIALPSIAAHFLGALGVY; encoded by the exons ATGAATTTACCTTCACATCCGATCTCCCGTTTACTGGCTTATTTAGCGATATCAATACTTTGCCACACCATTTTCGGAAAATCTTTAACATCAACAGACATGCGCTTGCGCATGCTCAAAAAACGAGATTTTCTCTCAACAAAGAAGGATATTTTACAGTCATATCATCGACAAAAAAGACAG TTGCCACTACGCAGCATTCCCGACACAACTCCAGTTTTGAACGATAAAGTTCGAAGGAAGAGATATACGACTGTCGTTTCAAAATGGACAAAGTTGAGAATAACTTATTC AATCAACAATTTCACGGCAAAGATTGGCAAAGACGGGACACATCAAGCCATCGACAATGCATTTAACGTTTGGGCAAAACATTCGCCTCTCAATTTTGTAAAAGCCAATAAAGACGATAATCCAGACATAGTTATCCTGTTTGCCAGCGGTTCTCATGGTGACAGGTTCGACTTTGATGGAAAGGGCGGAGCCAAAACACATGCTTTCTATCCCGGACCTGGAATAGGAGGTGATATCCATTTTGACTCTGAAGAACCCTGGACGATTACCAAAGCTCCATATGAag GTATTGATTTATTCCTGGTTGCAGTTCATGAAATCGGACATGCACTTGGACTGGGACATTCAAGCGATATCAATGCAATTATGGCTCCTGTATATCAATACCATAATACATCTAATTTTCAACTTCCACAAGATGATATAAATGGAATTCAGTTTCTTTATG GGAAACCCTTTCTTTCGCCGTCGTCAACAGCAAAAGGGTTGGAGAGCGTGATTACAACCCCGACTTCTATCATTACAACAGAAAGAGCGAAAAGAATTCCAAG CTCCACACGAAAACCATCAACACAATCAGCCCCATTGCCACCTGACATCTGTGACATCACGAAATTCGATGCAATCTCTTTTATAGAAAACGATTTATACGTCTTCAG TTCGAAATATATGTGGCGAAATCCTTCAACCGAACAGAAAGCTATGGGGCCAGTTCCTATCGCCAGTTTGTGGCCGGCAGTAAAATCAGGAGTAGACGCGGTGTTTGAAAATCCTTCGGATCACACAGTCGTCATCATAAAAG gAAAAAAATATTACGAATATGATGTACTAGCGCCTCGATTTTCACGACGATTGAAAAGGATGGGagtattcgaaaatgatatCGATGGTGCCATATGGTGGTACAGAATTCATGACCCATATTTATTCAAAG GCGATAAATACTGGAGATTAGAGAACGATCGCGTTGCCGCTGGGTATCCGAAAAATATAAGTGTGTGGGAAGGGGTTCCTGCAGATTTGGATGTTGCTTTCGTTGGACCCGAAGAAGGCG GGGTAAATCACACCTATTTTGTCAAAGGCAACAAGTACTGGAAATTCCACAACCTAAAGGTCGAAGTAATAGATGAATTTGACAACTTTGCTCAAGATTGGTTAGGTTGCGGAAACGTCTTGGTACAACCATCACCACCTTCAACGGAAATGTTCATAGCCCTTCCCTCAATTGCTGCGCACTTTCTTGGCGCGTTGGGAGTGTACTAG